The sequence below is a genomic window from Sorangiineae bacterium MSr12523.
CCGCGTTCTTCGTCGCGCGCTCGACGAATCCGGCGCCCGCGGCTGCCCCTGCGGCGGCGGCAAGCGCGCCGGCTGCGGTTACCGCCGCGACCGCCGCTATCGAGAACATTCCACCGCCAGCGACATCGGCGGCCGCACCTTCGGAGGCCGAGGGTGCGGCGGTGCCCGTGGTGGTGACCTCGCCGAGTGCATCGGACAGCGCGCACGCAAACGCGAGCAACGCGGCAAACGTGACGGGTGCTGGGCGACCGCGCAATGCGAACGGCGCTCCGCATGCGAAGCGCCCGTCGCAGGGCGGCGAAGAAGGCACGGGGCTCGACACGAGCTCGCTGGATGGCCCGGGAGCCGGCGCAGGGAAGCGGCCACGCAGTGTTGCAACGCAGGAGCCCGCGGAGCCGCCCGCCTCACCCGCACCTTCTTCGGACGATAAGCTCCTGACCGGCCATTAGGTCTCCACGACGTCCCGAGTCAGATTTCGATCGATCCGGGACGGTGAGATCGCTCAAGATGGCGGCCGTGCTTCGTTTCTTATCGAGTCCTCGTCTCATTCTGGCCGGTGCCGTGGCGGCACTTCTTCTGGTCCCTGCAGCCGCATCCGCGCAGGGCAGCGGCGCGAGCCCAACGGCCATCCGTGAGGCCGAACAGCGCTTCGAAGAGGGCAAGACCCTTTTCTCGCAGCGCAAGTACGCCGATGCGCGTCTCAAGTTCGAGCAAGCGTGCGCCGTTCACCGCACGGTGAATTGCCCGAAGAATCTCGGCTTGGCCGAGTTCGAGCTGGGGCAGTACGTGGAGGCTACGACGCACTTGCGCGAGTTTTTGCAGGGCATTCGCGTCTCGGGTCCAGCCGCCGCCGGTCTCGATGCCGATGGCGTGGCTCTGATTCAGAAGAAGTACAACGAGGCGTTCTTGCGTTGCGGGCACCTCGAGGTGACTGCCCCTGCGGGCGCGAGCATCGTCGTCGAAGGCCGCAATCTCGGCACCGCCCCCCTGCGTGACACGGTCGACGTTCCGGCCGGCGAACACACCGTCGAAGCGCACACCGATGCCGGTATTTTGAGGCAAAAGGTAACGGTGGCCCAGGGCGAGGTCGCCCCCGTTCGCCTGACCGATCCCAACGCGGGGGCGCGCGTCAAAGTCGATGGGGACTCGCAGCGTCCCGATCGACCGGGGCATTCGAGCGCGAGGACGGTGACATTGGTTTCGCTGTACGGCGTTGCGGTGCTTGCCGCGGGCGCCGGCATTGGCCTGACGTTGCACGCCGAAGCCCGCAAGGGCGATGCCGACGACCGCCGCGGCGATCTGCCGAGCAACGGCTGCACGGGCGTGAGCTCCGCTCGATGCGACGACCTGCGGTCCCTGAGGGACACATACGACACGGACAAGCGATGGGCGACGGTGGCGTTCATCGGCGCCGGCGTCTTCGCCGCGGCGGCAACGGCCACGTTCTTCCTCTGGCCCAACACCGTGAGCAACGAGCGCCCCGCCGGTAAAACAACGGGTCGCACCGCCGAGGGCGGCGTGAAGGGCCGCGTGGTGCCGATGTTGGCCCCCGGCCTCGGCGGTGTGGGTTACGCCGGCACTTTTTGAGAGATTTCGAGGAACGGAGAGAGAGCGGATGCGAGTCTCGGAGAGGCGCACGGTTTCCGGCTTGAGCGAAGTCGCAGGTGCAAGGTGGTTCCGCACCGCGATCATGCTGACGGGGGTAGTAGGGGCGGGGGTGGTCCTGGGCGGAGCCGGCTGCGGCTCGGCCGATTGCAGTTTCGACGCGACGTGCCTGGACCCCAGCGACGCAAGCGCCGACGCCAGCGTGGAGTTTCCTCCCGGGTGCAATCCAACGGGAGACCTGAACGGAAACTTGGCCTGCGTTTCGGGGCTAATCGGTATTTTCGTTTCGTCCACCCAAGGCAACGACGTCCAGAACGACGGCTCCCGCGGCGCCCCCTTCCGCAGCCTCGAAAGGGCATTACCTCTTTATTCGAGACAGCGCCACCGCATTTATATTTGCGCAGGCAACTATCCGAGCAACTTGGTTATCGACGCCGCACGCAGCGGAGTCGAAATCTGGGGCGGCCTCTCCTGCGATTGGACGACCTTCACCGGGGAGCGCGCAAAGATCACCGCGGCCGATCCGAGTCGACCCGCCGTGACATGGAAGGGCGCAACCTCCGGCAAGGTGCGCGATGTGGAGTTGTCCGCGGGTGATGCGACGCAGGACGGCGGGTCCAGCATTGCCGCGTTTGCGTCGGGTAGCACGTTGGATTTCGTGCGGGTGAAGTTGCTAGCGGGCAATGGGAAGAAGGCCGCAAACGCTATATTGCAGCCGTTTACGTTTTTCACTGCGGACGAGCTAAAAGGAAACAAGGCGTCGGATTCCGGTGGCGGAGGCCAGAACAGTCGACAGTGCCAGACTCCGGCGCAGACCACGATTGGCGGAAAAGGCGGAAATTCCGGCGCTCCCGGAGACCGGGGGCTTCCCGAGGCTCCCGGTACCGGCACCCCTGGAAGCGTTACCTCCTGCGGGAGCGGTGGCACGGGAGGCGACGGCAAGAAGGGCGACAACGGGAAGGATGCGCTCTCGATCGACGTCGTCGGCACACTGACCTCCGATAACTGGACGGGGAGAGCGGGTACGGACGGTGAACACGGCCATCCCGGGCAAGGCGGAGGAGGCGGCGGGGGCAATGGCGGCAATGGCGGCGGGGGAGGTGCAGGCGGATGCGGTGGGACCGGAGGCCCCGGTGGTTCCGCTGGGGGCTCGAGCATCGCGCTGGTGTCCGTCAGTTCGCGTCTGAATCTCGTCGACAGCGAACTTGAATCCGGCGTCGCGGGCGACGGAGGCAACGGTGCGCGCGGACAGCCGGGCCAACCCATCGGCGGTGGTGGCGGCGATCGAACTGGGAATGCCTGCAATGGCGGTAACGGCGGTGCTGGCGGCGATGGTGGTGCCGGCGGCGGCGGTGCCGGCGGCATCTCCGTCGGAGTCGTGTTCTCGGGTGAGGCGCCCAAGCTGGATACGGCAACGCAGACCCGGATCAAGACGGCCTCTCAGGGGGGCGCGGCCGGCGCTGGCGGCGCATCAGGCAATCCAGGGATTCAAGGCGTCGCCCGCCCCACGCTCGCATTGTAGGGCAGGTCGTCGCCCCGCTGTTGGGGGCGAGGTCACGTTGGCAGAATCCGACATTGGCAGTCACTTGCGTCTTCGAAGTTGCATCGCGAAGCGACCCCGCCATGACGGATTCTCGACGGCCTCGCGGATTGCCGTGTGGGATGGATCTGCGCGTGTATCGGTACAACGCGTACCGATACACCGCTCTTCTTCCCGAGCCCTCGGAATCCGCCGCTCACCCGCTGTTTCCAAATGTGCCCCACCCGTCGGAGCACCCGCCGAATTCGTCGCTTAGGATGCCCAATTCCGTTTGGGCCGCGACAATGGCGTCGTACGTGGCAAGCATGGATTTCGTGCAGTAACACGTCCATCGTTCGCTCTCTTCGTCGTACTCGACACGCGTGCTGTACCCTCGTGCGCTTGCACAACGCGCGACATCATGGCCCGCTCGTTCGCTGGGCACGTCGATCATGAAGTCGATGGTCATCGGGTTCGAAAGGTCAGAGTGCTCCGCAATCCTGCGAAGTGCGTTGCCGTCGGCGTCATCCGGGAAGTTCATGCGAGGTGCCACGAGCGAAGAGTCGTTGTGAAAGCTTGTGCCAATGCTTCGGGTACGCACATCACGAACGACGATACCACCCAGAGAGGCTACCCTTCGCGCCATGTCCCAGACTCCCCCAGCGTCTCTCTCGTTCACGGAGGACCTTGCTGCGGCCCGACGTGCACGTGATGTGTGCATTGGGGGGCGAGCTTCACTCGACCGATCCTCCGCGGTACACCTTTGGCCTGTTGACCTTCACGCTCGTTTCGACGTCGGCGCACGTAGCCATAAGCTCCTACCAGCACCGCTCCGTGACGTGCCGCGGTGCCTCAACGTAGCGGCGGAGGTCCTGGGCGACTGAATGCGAATACTTGGGCGGTAGTGTACGACCGCACTGCGGAGGCCGATGGCCACAAGGTCATCGACCACGAGCCCTCGGACGCTTCGGCAGCAGACATCTTTACCCGCCTCAGCGAAATCGTCAGTAACGCGACGTCGCCTCCTGCCCTTACCGCGTTTATCGTATCGCAGCACTACTCCGATGTCTCTCGTTCCAGCTGACCGGCGCTCCCCGCGCGGTGGGCGACCGCGTTGAAAGTGGATAAGGCAGCTCTACATCGACCGCGAGCGCGCGAGCGATGATGTCGCATGGGCGCTCGACGAGCTGGCGTTCTCGGTGCAGATAGGCGGAAGGCTCCATGTCGTGAACGGGCATCTGGTCGGCTGCTCAATGTCATCAACGCCGCAAGACGGTACATCGCCCTCGCAACAACCGTCCTCGCGATTCCTGCACTATCTCGAGCTTTACGTGCCGGACCAAGTTACCGGCGAAGGAAAGAAGTATTGTGCCATTCGTCTTCGCGTCCATGTGCCCCAGGGAATGACAACGGCCACCGTGGAAGTGAAATACGGCATCCTCGACCGCTTTCCCCGTGACACGGATCAAGGAGACCTTGATACGGGGTACTTATTTCAGGGAAATCGCCTCGAGAGGGACTGGCATACGTTCAAGGGGAGAGGTCAAGGGCAATATACGAGCAGAATAGATGTGAGATCGTTCGCCCTCCAGCCATGCGGCGCGTATCGTTATTTGAATATGTGCATGTGGCTATCCATTGACTCGGCCAGGGACAGCTATGTCATGGTGCGCACTACTGAAGTCACCATCACCACGACGGACCATTTCGGCTGGCTTCCGTGTCCCACGAAATAGCTCGAAGGGGCGTGAACACTTGCAGGAAAGTTGCAAAAACGGGGTACAAGCTGCCGGCCACGCATTGGCTCCGGTAGGTGTCACGCACATTCGGTTCCATCTTGGGGTCTCAAAACTGCTCAACCGCGCGATTTGCTTCAAACGAGCAAACCGCGCGGCCATTCAAGTCAGAACCAATTCTTTCTTGCAGGGATTGTCGCCGTCTACCACCCCGACGCCGCGCAGGTGGTCCCCGCTTCCCTATGAGTGTACCTGCAGCTCGTGATCGCATTCCAACGGCAACCATCGCACCGAAATCGCATTTCGTACCAACTTACGAGGAACGGGGCGGCTTCGTCTACGCAGTCGCACTTATTCTCGCGTTCTGCCCCGCCCTGCCCGACACAGTCGCATGGTTCAAAAGCGCTCGCCTTTTCGGCACTAGCAGGAGCAGCTTGGAGCTCCGAAGCAACTACTCCATCTGGGCTGCTTGCGACCGTGCCGTCATCCGGCGAGACACTGCATCCTGCCACCATGAACACTGCAAGTAGCATCGTAAGCATCGCGCCAAGAATCGTCGAATGGACGGATTTGTTCTTCATGTATGTCTCCCAATTGAGGAAGGCCAGCTCACTACGACTGTCCTATACGTCACGTGTACTCTCAATTAATTCAACTTTCTATCCGTCCAATTACGCCTTTTTTTGGCAGCTATGTGGCGGGTGCTAGGACTAGCGGATAAACCGACCGGCCGAGTGTAAACTCTGTGTTTACTTTGAGACGAATTCAAATTGCGTCGATCGGATAACAAAATGCATCCAGATCCGGCCGACACTGATTGAGGCTTGGGACCAGCCGAGGGCCTCGCATCACGTGGGCGGGTGCGCCCGTCCGCGCGTGCCACACCTGCTGCACGACGTGCGACCACGAGGTTGGCTCCCCCTTCATCTGAAGGACGTGGGCGGGGCTGGTAACCGCGAACTTCTCCTGAACGTAAATGCCGTTTCCGCATTTCGGGCACGCCTGTTCGTCGACGAATGGACGCACTTCCGGGCCTAGCACAATGAATCCTGCCAAAGCCAGGCACCCTTCGAACCTGGGTATCCAACGATTGGCGGTCAACGCTCCGGCTTCGGTATCGTGGCGCTGGCCAAAGTAGTTTACGGGACCGCTTGGATATACGACGTGGAAGGATGCCAAGTGGCATTTTACGGGACGTCACAAGCTGCATCGTGTGCAACGACGGAAAGCAGACGACGTTCGAGTTCGATCAGGTGAAGGCGATGTTCGAGGTCGTCGGGATGTGGTCCGACAGGGAAGGCCGTGATGTCCGTTAGCGGGCGCCCGAAGTGCGACTTTTGCCCCTAGGGCTTGAGCGTCCCTGTCTCCCTGCACGGCGGGCACTTCTTGCTAAGCCACTGACAGGCCCGAGGCATCTACCGCTATTGATTCCCTCTGACCGGTAGTGGCGTAGGTAACTCGCCTCTGGGTCGTCCGCTCGCTTCTGGGCTGCGTCGAGCTTGGCCTCGAGCTCCACGACCCGGGCTTTGAGGGCTTCACTTCCGCAGTATGGCTCATCACCGCATCGTTCGGCCGGCGCGTGGTATCGGTTTGCGTGCGATTCACTCCGCGGGCTTGTAGAGCGATCTTCGAAGCCATCCGATGCGTTTCCTTCCGAGCACCGTTGCCACCACGGGAGCGAAGAGCAGGACGAAAAACAAGACGTCCTCGGGACCCGCCTTCTCGGATCCATCTTGGGTCGAATTGGGGTTCATGAAGATCTCACCGAACACGAAGATCAAAACGAGACCGATGAATAGGCTCGCCACGATGGCAAAGAACCACCCCATCAAATCGGGACGCACTTCTTGCTCGTTCTCGGCGGTCATCGTTCCTTCTTTTGGCGTAGCTCCGAGGGATCGGCGACCCATTCGGGTGCTACGTTCTCGATGGCGCCCCATTCCCCATACGTGACGAACTCGGGCACACGGCCGACCAAACGCGCCCGGGTTTCCTTCCAGTGCTCCCAAATGTACGGCGTCGCGAATCCCACGATCTCACCCATGCGGCACGACATCTCCCACGCGTCTTGGTAGGAAGGTTCGCCGCTGGCGCGGAGGGTGATGCGATAGTTGCCGGAGGGCACGCCCACGACGTCCCGTGAGTTGTCTGGACCGAAGTCGCGTCGCCACAAGGACACCACGGCGCGCAATCCTACGGCATCCGCTCAACCGCACGCGGTTTGTTGTTTCGACTATGCGGCGCGCCGTTTCGATATCTCCCAGCACGCAACGATCGCGCGGTCGACCGCGTCGCGCATACGCACGTTGCTGGCTCGCGGCATCTTGCCCTACATTCCTGAGGTTTTTCGCGCCCGTCGACACCCGCCAAAGTCGAAGGGCACACCAGCAAGGGCAAGCATAATACGACGGTGCAGGTTGATCAGGAAGAGAATGCGCCGCACGCCGAAAGGAGGCCAAGGGCAGTTCCTCCACCGCCCGTGGCTTCCTGAGCACGTCGCATGGGAAGTCGTTGGATCATGCCCCGACGATCAGCATCGAGAAGACGAGTCCGGGAAAATGGTAAAATCAGTCATATCTTGAGAGAGAGGTTCTCTTCCCGCCCGACGTAAAGTTTCAAAGTCATCACGTGCCACGAGTACATCCCGGGGCGTTTCTTGATCATGTTGAGGGAGATCTAGCCATGAAAGGACCCAAGGTCCCCACATTCAAAGAGATGCTGAAAAACTTCGAGCTCTCCGAAGAGGATAGGAAAAAGCTCAGCCCGGAAGATTTGGCCGTATTGGAAGAGGCCATCGCGAGAATGAAGAACGACGAAACGGAGCCGGTCGAAGTGCAAAATCTCGACCGCTACGACGCAAAGGGAATGCGTCGCGTCGGTGATGAGTATCCTCCCAACTGGGGAAAGAAGAAGTGACCGACTCTGCAGAAAACGTCGATTTCTGGTACGCCAACGCACGCGCTTCGCGGCGTTTGTTGCCGCACGAGTCGGCCTCCCTCACGCCTGGCTTGCCCGCTCCCGCCGTGCGCGAGCTCGTTACTCGGGTCGAAGAAATGGTCGCGGCGTCGCCAGAACGCGCGTTCTCCTTCGACGCCGATGGTACCGCCACTCTTTCCGCGCCCGGCCGTGGCTATGCTGCGGGCCGTTTCGCGATCCCTACGATCGCCGAGCTGCGTGCGCGCCTCGAATCGCGTCCGCGCGGCGTGCAGGGCAAATTGCGTCTGTCCGCGCTTGTCGGGACGCACCCGCTGACGGACATCGGTACCCTGCAAGCAAGTGCGCCGGAAGGCGTCCTCTTTCAGGCCGCATCGCAGTTCAACTGCCTCGAGGCGCCGGGCCCGCGCATCGTCCCCGTGCGGCACTACCTCAGCGATCCGACGCAGGGTCCGCGCGCTTCGATTTCGGCGTTCCCGGGCACGCTGCTTCGGCACTACCGCGCGCCCTCCAAGGACGGATCTCTGTTCGTACAGACTGACGACCGAGGCATCAACCTTCTCGAGGACGTCTTCGACAACACCGTTGCCGAGATCTGGAGCGGATACCTTCAAGTCGCAAACGTCCACCAGCCCTCCGAGTTTGCGGCATCCCTCGAGGCGCACTTCGAACGCATCCGTGTCGGCGTTCACGATGGTGTCGAGGTTGTCTATGGCGGAAGCTGGGGTGGTCCCGTTCCGCGTGCGCCCGAGCACCGCATTGCACAGGTTTTTACGTCGACCGTAGCCCTCGGTGGGTACGGCCCCGATCGAGGCTGGGCCGAAATTGCGGTGGCCCGTCGCCAGCTTCTTCGCGCCGCGTACCTCGGAACGATTCTCGCCGCGCTCGATCTCGGTAAGCACACGATCGTGCTAACGCTCATTG
It includes:
- a CDS encoding PEGA domain-containing protein, encoding MRSLKMAAVLRFLSSPRLILAGAVAALLLVPAAASAQGSGASPTAIREAEQRFEEGKTLFSQRKYADARLKFEQACAVHRTVNCPKNLGLAEFELGQYVEATTHLREFLQGIRVSGPAAAGLDADGVALIQKKYNEAFLRCGHLEVTAPAGASIVVEGRNLGTAPLRDTVDVPAGEHTVEAHTDAGILRQKVTVAQGEVAPVRLTDPNAGARVKVDGDSQRPDRPGHSSARTVTLVSLYGVAVLAAGAGIGLTLHAEARKGDADDRRGDLPSNGCTGVSSARCDDLRSLRDTYDTDKRWATVAFIGAGVFAAAATATFFLWPNTVSNERPAGKTTGRTAEGGVKGRVVPMLAPGLGGVGYAGTF
- a CDS encoding ribonuclease E inhibitor RraB, yielding MNFPDDADGNALRRIAEHSDLSNPMTIDFMIDVPSERAGHDVARCASARGYSTRVEYDEESERWTCYCTKSMLATYDAIVAAQTELGILSDEFGGCSDGWGTFGNSG
- a CDS encoding DUF4360 domain-containing protein; protein product: MNGHLVGCSMSSTPQDGTSPSQQPSSRFLHYLELYVPDQVTGEGKKYCAIRLRVHVPQGMTTATVEVKYGILDRFPRDTDQGDLDTGYLFQGNRLERDWHTFKGRGQGQYTSRIDVRSFALQPCGAYRYLNMCMWLSIDSARDSYVMVRTTEVTITTTDHFGWLPCPTK